One region of Osmia lignaria lignaria isolate PbOS001 chromosome 7, iyOsmLign1, whole genome shotgun sequence genomic DNA includes:
- the LOC117604421 gene encoding uncharacterized protein LOC117604421 isoform X2, whose amino-acid sequence MWICLQALGLLIAAILSASGEIDSYRIFRAQNGRGNDAFVCTEEGYHPDPHDCRVYYRCVDWGNDSPLTKFEFECGVGTVFSKDKGDICTHPNDSGRPECGGNENEIDSNESTVSQVSSAQWPTTPVSETSRTTAIPTTTTHITTPTGPPQTSYQTATSSPSTTSRPPVTSGSWENDVEQGQNQCTQEGFMSDPNDCRKFYRCVKDGNGKFIKYEFSCGVETVWDPEIPGCNHPWAVTREDCRQGSGTGADNGGQWNGDNGGQWDGDTGDNGGQWNGDTGDNDGQWNGDTGSPGQPGDPNGQSGQPGQPGDPTGQPGSPGSQGTPGTPGTPGTTGTSGTPGTPDAPIPPPGSPGTPGTAGTPGTAGYPGPGEPGIPGIPGPPGTPGIPGTSAHPGTAGTPGTPGTPGTPGTPGTPGLPNVAGISGIQGIPGINGINGIPGVPAPVGNPGNPGTPGTPGLPGTPGTPGSPAHPGSPGTPGTPGTPGTPGAPGTPGLPNYVPGTPGRPGIIGTPGTPGTPGIPSNSGLPNNIPGTPGRPGVIGTAGPPGTPGTPGTPESPGTPETPIPPPGSPGTAGTQGTSSTLGGPGTPGKPGIPGTPGAPGTPGTPGTPAHPGTHGSPGTPGTLGTPGTPGTAGMPNIPGIPGLPGEPGTPGVPGTPGTPSTSDTTGTADTPEAPGAPGVPGTPGAPGTPGTPGTPAHPGSPGTLGTPGTPGTPGTAGTPGSPGKPGTPGIPGDIGTPGIPGTPGTPGTLDTSGTPGTPESPGTPEAPIPPPGSPGTPGTAGTAGTPGTVVLGNPGTPGKPGTPGVPGRPGTPGRPGVPAHPGTPGTPGTPGTPGTPGTPGTPGTPGTPGTPGSHGVPGTPGIPGQIGTPGTDGTPGTPGTHGTPETPSTPHTPGTPSTPDTPGTPGTPGTPGTPGTPSTPDTPGTPGTPGTPGTPGTPSETPGTTRPPGTCTQEGFFPDPKDCRRFYRCVGSGSKFTKYEFHCGTGTAWDSALQSCNHEHLVPNCQGGTSPPDSSENKVPDESNNEIGGVTDKPGTSESETSNPPPVSSSSVAPSSTSSTTPSTSTSSSVSTTSVSTSSHRPSTSGSTSQSTSSTSTVQSSTTSPQSTLSDPTESVSSLPPSTSTMSNVETTTINSSSGTSECTEEGFFPNLQDCRKFYRCVGSGSMFTKYEFQCGTGTVWDQTIQSCNHEYAVPNCKDGSGSPASSNGTKPDSSTDEVSNTTNQPEASQTQTSAPSSDHAPSSSTKPAPTVTTSSTPSTSTSTESSSTSVSSTLSSTSTSTSQSPATSATETSSVSSQSTSSDVTESVPEGSTASDIQTPTGPSASPGTSGCTQEGFFPNPADCRKFYRCVSSGKQFHRYDFNCPSGTAWDSSIVTCNHISKVASCSTESNKIDHGDQGSTDSTSITGSTTTVSSTSGAGTTSGSDTDQTDSTTSSSTDETASSSSRPSEIQEPLTTESSSTSSTSESSSTSSTSQSSSSESGVPDCTTKKPNNTIVCNSEGFYPHPTQCDKFYRCVDNGKGFNVYHFDCAPGTIFDPSIDVCNYPESVYPARDCMTPTSGTSEDSTTEEISSTTESSAESTTESRGTEGTTESTSTSSSMETTTSTEPVSETTESTQTTALTTEAATTESTSEATTESTSEPTSEATTESTSEATTESTSEPTSEATTESTSEPTSEATTESTSESTSEPTSESSTESTSEPSTDSTTEFTSAATTESTSEATTESTSTVTTESTSEGTSESSTIPSSEQTTEITTSTTDSSVSTPCPIGNLTDEQIVLACPTGFRRHPKYCNLFYQCTSEGNMEIKVLVLSCPENTVFDEQKIQCLPEEKSSQACTTPKASGRFYRGLEDSPVSPVKVSTDQLCPGEGHFPYRQGCSSAFYKCRRDSRNNIQGYLYKCPQEFIYWSVSRRCERATRLPMCAHLAYRTKSEYWDNRWQIPVEDYNLSARNLRFL is encoded by the exons ATGTGGATATGCCTGCAGGCATTAGGCCTGCTGATAGCAGCGATTTTATCAGCGTCGGGAGAAATTG ACTCGTATCGTATCTTTCGTGCGCAAAACGGACGAGGAAACGATGCTTTCGTGTGTACGGAGGAAGGATATCATCCTGATCCTCACGACTGTAGGGTGTACTACAGATGCGTCGATTGGGGCAACGATAGTCCACTGACAAAGTTCGAATTCGAGTGCGGTGTTGGGACGGTGTTCTCGAAGGATAAAGGTGACATCTGCACTCATCCAAACGACAGCGGTCGACCGGAGTGTGGTGGGAATGAGAACGAGATCGATTCGAATGAATCTACCGTGTCGCAAGTATCCTCCGCTCAATGGCCGACGACACCAGTTAGCGAAACCAGCCGCACGACCGCGATACCTACGACTACGACTCATATTACGACCCCAACTGGACCACCGCAAACGTCTTACCAAACGGCTACCAGTAGTCCATCGACGACCAGTCGGCCTCCGGTAACCAGCGGTTCATGGGAGAACGATGTTGAGCAAGGTCAGAATCAGTGCACTCAGGAAGGATTTATGTCCGATCCGAACGACTGCAGAAAATTCTACAGATGCGTCAAAGACGGCAACGGCAAATTCATTAAGTACGAATTCTCGTGCGGAGTTGAAACTGTTTGGGATCCAGAAATTCCAGGGTGCAATCATCCTTGGGCGGTAACACGCGAAGATTGTAGGCAAGGTTCGGGGACTGGTGCCGATAATGGTGGACAATGGAACGGAGATAACGGTGGACAATGGGATGGAGATACGGGAGATAATGGAGGACAATGGAATGGTGATACCGGAGATAATGACGGACAATGGAACGGTGATACAGGCAGTCCCGGACAGCCCGGAGACCCTAATGGTCAATCGGGACAACCGGGTCAACCTGGTGATCCTACTGGACAGCCTGGTTCTCCTGGATCTCAAGGTACCCCTGGCACACCTGGAACTCCTGGAACCACTGGCACTTCTGGAACACCTGGCACGCCTGACGCTCCTATCCCTCCTCCCGGATCGCCTGGTACTCCTGGCACTGCTGGAACACCTGGAACTGCTGGCTATCCTGGACCAGGGGAACCTGGTATTCCTGGCATTCCGGGCCCTCCTGGAACCCCTGGTATACCTGGAACATCTGCCCATCCTGGCACTGCTGGGACCCCTGGTACTCCTGGTACACCGGGTACTCCTGGTACACCTGGCACTCCTGGTTTGCCTAATGTTGCAGGAATCTCTGGAATACAAGGAATACCTGGTATTAATGGCATTAATGGTATTCCTGGAGTCCCTGCTCCTGTTGGTAATCCTGGAAACCCTGGTACTCCTGGCACTCCGGGCCTTCCTGGGACCCCTGGTACACCTGGATCACCTGCCCATCCTGGCAGTCCTGGGACCCCTGGTACTCCCGGTACACCGGGTACTCCTGGTGCCCCTGGCACTCCTGGTTTGCCTAATTACGTTCCAGGAACCCCTGGTAGACCAGGAATAATTGGTACTCCCGGTACACCGGGAACTCCTGGTATCCCTAGCAATTCTGGTTTGCCTAATAATATTCCAGGAACCCCTGGTAGACCAGGAGTAATTGGTACTGCAGGCCCTCCAGGTACTCCCGGAACTCCTGGAACTCCAGAATCTCCTGGCACGCCCGAAACTCCTATTCCTCCTCCCGGATCGCCTGGCACTGCTGGAACACAAGGAACTTCTAGTACTCTTGGAGGGCCTGGCACACCAGGAAAACCTGGTATTCCTGGCACTCCGGGCGCTCCTGGAACTCCCGGTACACCTGGAACACCTGCCCATCCTGGCACTCATGGATCGCCTGGTACTCCCGGTACACTGGGTACTCCTGGTACCCCTGGCACTGCTGGTATGCCTAATATTCCAGGAATCCCTGGCCTACCAGGAGAACCTGGTACTCCTGGCGTCCCTGGTACTCCTGGAACCCCTAGTACTTCTGATACTACTGGAACTGCTGACACTCCTGAGGCTCCTGGAGCCCCTGGTGTTCCTGGCACTCCGGGCGCTCCTGGAACCCCTGGTACACCTGGAACACCTGCCCATCCTGGCAGTCCTGGGACCCTTGGTACTCCCGGTACACCGGGTACTCCTGGTACCGCTGGCACTCCTGGTTCGCCTGGTAAACCAGGAACACCTGGCATACCAGGAGACATTGGCACTCCTGGAATTCCTGGTACTCCTGGAACCCCTGGTACTCTTGACACTTCTGGAACACCTGGCACTCCAGAATCTCCTGGCACACCCGAAGCTCCTATCCCTCCTCCCGGATCGCCTGGTACTCCAGGGACTGCTGGCACTGCTGGAACACCTGGAACTGTAGTACTTGGAAATCCTGGCACACCAGGAAAACCTGGTACTCCTGGAGTTCCAGGCCGTCCTGGAACTCCTGGTAGACCTGGAGTACCTGCCCATCCTGGCACTCCTGGGACTCCCGGTACTCCCGGTACACCGGGCACTCCCGGTACTCCCGGTACACCGGGTACTCCTGGTACCCCTGGCACTCCTGGTTCGCATGGTGTTCCTGGAACCCCTGGCATACCAGGACAAATTGGTACTCCTGGCACTGATGGTACTCCCGGTACTCCTGGAACCCATGGTACGCCCGAAACTCCTAGCACTCCTCACACACCCGGAACTCCTAGCACACCTGATACACCAGGTACGCCTGGCACTCCTGGCACACCTGGCACGCCTGGTACACCTAGCACACCTGATACACCAGGTACGCCTGGCACTCCTGGCACACCTGGCACGCCTGGTACACCTTCAG AAACTCCAGGTACAACAAGACCGCCAGGAACTTGTACACAAGAAGGATTCTTCCCCGATCCTAAGGACTGCCGGAGATTTTATCGCTGCGTTGGAAGTGGTTCAAAGTTTACGAAGTACGAATTCCATTGTGGTACTGGTACTGCATGGGATTCGGCACTTCAGAGCTGTAATCACGAGCATCTTGTTCCTAATTGTCAAGGTGGAACCAGTCCCCCTGATTCTTCAGAGAACAAAGTTCCAGACGAATCAAACAATGAAATCGGTGGAGTCACTGATAAGCCAGGTACATCTGAAAGTGAAACAAGTAATCCCCCGCCGGTATCATCGTCAAGTGTTGCACCGTCCTCAACTAGTTCCACTACTCCATCAACTAGCACATCATCAAGCGTCTCAACAACATCTGTGTCAACCTCATCTCATCGTCCATCCACTAGTGGTTCGACATCACAATCCACGTCTTCCACTTCTACAGTTCAATCAAGCACAACTAGTCCTCAGTCCACACTTTCAGATCCCACGGAATCTGTCTCTTCCTTGCCTCCTTCAACTTCCACTATGTCTAACGTTGAAACTACAACGATTAACTCGTCTTCTGGAACGTCAGAATGTACCGAAGAAGGATTCTTCCCTAACCTTCAGGATTGTCGAAAATTTTATCGTTGCGTTGGTAGTGGTTCTATGTTCACTAAATACGAATTCCAATGCGGTACTGGAACTGTATGGGACCAAACCATTCAAAGCTGTAATCACGAGTATGCTGTTCCTAATTGTAAGGATGGATCTGGTTCACCAGCTTCTTCAAACGGCACCAAACCAGATTCATCCACTGATGAAGTGAGTAACACTACTAACCAACCAGAAGCATCACAGACACAAACAAGTGCACCATCAAGTGATCACGCACCATCTTCATCTACTAAACCTGCACCTACCGTCACAACGTCAAGCACGCCATCGACTTCTACATCAACCGAATCATCATCAACATCTGTGTCGTCAACTCTGTCATCGACTAGTACATCAACCTCACAGTCCCCTGCCACGTCTGCAACTGAAACCAGTTCAGTCAGTTCTCAGTCTACATCTTCAGATGTTACAGAATCTGTCCCAGAAGGCAGTACCGCATCCGACATACAAACACCTACTGGACCCAGTGCATCTCCAGGAACATCAGGATGCACGCAAGAAGGTTTCTTCCCAAATCCAGCCGACTGTAGAAAATTCTACCGTTGCGTGAGTTCTGGAAAGCAGTTCCACAGATACGACTTCAACTGTCCATCGGGTACAGCTTGGGATTCGTCTATCGTCACTTGCAACCACATCAGTAAAGTAGCTTCCTGTTCGACTGAAAGTAACAAGATCGACCATGGTGATCAAGGATCCACGGATAGTACTTCAATAACTGGTTCAACGACAACTGTTAGTTCTACTTCGGGAGCTGGTACTACATCTGGATCTGATACTGATCAAACTGACTCAACAACTTCGTCGTCAACGGATGAAACTGCAAGCAGTTCATCGAGACCCTCTGAAATTCAGGAACCTTTAACCACCGAAAGTTCGTCTACTTCGTCAACCTCAGAGTCGTCTTCCACTTCCTCAACTTCACAGTCATCTTCCAGTGAATCCGGCGTTCCAGACTGCACCACGAAGAAGCCTAATAATACTATAGTCTGCAACAGCGAAGGCTTCTATCCACATCCAACACAGTGCGATAAATTTTATCGTTGCGTTGACAATGGAAAAGGATTCAACGTATACCATTTCGACTGTGCACCTGGAACCATATTCGACCCCAGCATTGATGTATGCAATTATCCTGAGTCGGTCTATCCTGCAAGAGATTGCATGACGCCCACGTCCGGTACGTCAGAAGATTCTACCACGGAAGAAATATCGTCCACTACTGAAAGCAGTGCAGAATCCACGACAGAGTCTAGGGGAACCGAAGGTACTACTGAATCTACATCAACGTCATCCTCGATGGAAACGACAACTTCTACGGAACCTGTATCAGAAACGACCGAGTCTACTCAGACTACTGCCTTGACTACTGAAGCAGCTACTACAGAATCTACGTCTGAAGCGACTACAGAATCCACTTCTGAACCCACGTCTGAAGCAACTACAGAATCTACGTCTGAAGCAACTACAGAATCCACTTCTGAACCTACTTCTGAAGCAACTACAGAATCCACTTCTGAACCTACTTCTGAAGCAACTACAGAGTCCACTTCTGAATCAACTTCAGAGCCTACATCTGAATCAAGTACAGAATCTACATCAGAACCAAGTACAGATTCTACAACTGAATTTACATCCGCGGCAACAACAGAGTCCACTTCTGAAGCGACTACAGAATCTACATCCACAGTGACAACAGAATCTACTTCCGAAGGAACCAGTGAAAGTAGTACAATCCCAAGCTCGGAACAGACTACGGAAATAACAACTTCGACAACCGATTCTTCCGTTTCGACGCCTTGCCCAATTGGAAACTTGACCGACGAACAAATCGTGTTGGCTTGTCCAACTGGTTTCCGAAGACATccaaaatattgtaatttgttCTATCAATGCACCAGTGAAGGTAACATGGAGATCAAAGTACTCGTGTTGAGCTGTCCGGAGAATACCGTCTTCGATGAACAAAAGATACAATGTTTGCCTGAAGAGAAGAGTAGCCAGGCTTGTACGACTCCCAAAGCTAGTGGAAGATTTTATAGAGGATTAGAGGACAGTCCTGTATCTCCT GTGAAAGTATCAACTGATCAACTCTGCCCAGGAGAAGGACACTTTCCTTATAGACAAGGTTGCAGCTCGGCGTTCTATAAATGCAGACGGGACTCTAGAAATAATATTCAAGGATATCTGTACAAGTGTCCGCAAGAATTTATATACTGGTCGGTATCGAGAAGGTGCGAGCGTGCAACACGATTACCCATGTGCGCGCATTTAGCATACAGAACGAAGAGCGAATATTGGGACAATAGATGGCAGATACCAGTAGAAGACTATAATCTGTCTGCTAGAAATCTGCGTTTCCTTTAA
- the LOC117604421 gene encoding uncharacterized protein LOC117604421 isoform X3, translated as MWICLQALGLLIAAILSASGEIDISTLLDSYRIFRAQNGRGNDAFVCTEEGYHPDPHDCRVYYRCVDWGNDSPLTKFEFECGVGTVFSKDKGDICTHPNDSGRPECGGNENEIDSNESTVSQVSSAQWPTTPVSETSRTTAIPTTTTHITTPTGPPQTSYQTATSSPSTTSRPPVTSGSWENDVEQGQNQCTQEGFMSDPNDCRKFYRCVKDGNGKFIKYEFSCGVETVWDPEIPGCNHPWAVTREDCRQGSGTGADNGGQWNGDNGGQWDGDTGDNGGQWNGDTGDNDGQWNGDTGSPGQPGDPNGQSGQPGQPGDPTGQPGSPGSQGTPGTPGTPGTTGTSGTPGTPDAPIPPPGSPGTPGTAGTPGTAGYPGPGEPGIPGIPGPPGTPGIPGTSAHPGTAGTPGTPGTPGTPGTPGTPGLPNVAGISGIQGIPGINGINGIPGVPAPVGNPGNPGTPGTPGLPGTPGTPGSPAHPGSPGTPGTPGTPGTPGAPGTPGLPNYVPGTPGRPGIIGTPGTPGTPGIPSNSGLPNNIPGTPGRPGVIGTAGPPGTPGTPGTPESPGTPETPIPPPGSPGTAGTQGTSSTLGGPGTPGKPGIPGTPGAPGTPGTPGTPAHPGTHGSPGTPGTLGTPGTPGTAGMPNIPGIPGLPGEPGTPGVPGTPGTPSTSDTTGTADTPEAPGAPGVPGTPGAPGTPGTPGTPAHPGSPGTLGTPGTPGTPGTAGTPGSPGKPGTPGIPGDIGTPGIPGTPGTPGTLDTSGTPGTPESPGTPEAPIPPPGSPGTPGTAGTAGTPGTVVLGNPGTPGKPGTPGVPGRPGTPGRPGVPAHPGTPGTPGTPGTPGTPGTPGTPGTPGTPGTPGSHGVPGTPGIPGQIGTPGTDGTPGTPGTHGTPETPSTPHTPGTPSTPDTPGTPGTPGTPGTPGTPSTPDTPGTPGTPGTPGTPGTPSETPGTTRPPGTCTQEGFFPDPKDCRRFYRCVGSGSKFTKYEFHCGTGTAWDSALQSCNHEHLVPNCQGGTSPPDSSENKVPDESNNEIGGVTDKPDVTESVPEGSTASDIQTPTGPSASPGTSGCTQEGFFPNPADCRKFYRCVSSGKQFHRYDFNCPSGTAWDSSIVTCNHISKVASCSTESNKIDHGDQGSTDSTSITGSTTTVSSTSGAGTTSGSDTDQTDSTTSSSTDETASSSSRPSEIQEPLTTESSSTSSTSESSSTSSTSQSSSSESGVPDCTTKKPNNTIVCNSEGFYPHPTQCDKFYRCVDNGKGFNVYHFDCAPGTIFDPSIDVCNYPESVYPARDCMTPTSGTSEDSTTEEISSTTESSAESTTESRGTEGTTESTSTSSSMETTTSTEPVSETTESTQTTALTTEAATTESTSEATTESTSEPTSEATTESTSEATTESTSEPTSEATTESTSEPTSEATTESTSESTSEPTSESSTESTSEPSTDSTTEFTSAATTESTSEATTESTSTVTTESTSEGTSESSTIPSSEQTTEITTSTTDSSVSTPCPIGNLTDEQIVLACPTGFRRHPKYCNLFYQCTSEGNMEIKVLVLSCPENTVFDEQKIQCLPEEKSSQACTTPKASGRFYRGLEDSPVSPVKVSTDQLCPGEGHFPYRQGCSSAFYKCRRDSRNNIQGYLYKCPQEFIYWSVSRRCERATRLPMCAHLAYRTKSEYWDNRWQIPVEDYNLSARNLRFL; from the exons ATGTGGATATGCCTGCAGGCATTAGGCCTGCTGATAGCAGCGATTTTATCAGCGTCGGGAGAAATTG atatttctacTCTTTTAGACTCGTATCGTATCTTTCGTGCGCAAAACGGACGAGGAAACGATGCTTTCGTGTGTACGGAGGAAGGATATCATCCTGATCCTCACGACTGTAGGGTGTACTACAGATGCGTCGATTGGGGCAACGATAGTCCACTGACAAAGTTCGAATTCGAGTGCGGTGTTGGGACGGTGTTCTCGAAGGATAAAGGTGACATCTGCACTCATCCAAACGACAGCGGTCGACCGGAGTGTGGTGGGAATGAGAACGAGATCGATTCGAATGAATCTACCGTGTCGCAAGTATCCTCCGCTCAATGGCCGACGACACCAGTTAGCGAAACCAGCCGCACGACCGCGATACCTACGACTACGACTCATATTACGACCCCAACTGGACCACCGCAAACGTCTTACCAAACGGCTACCAGTAGTCCATCGACGACCAGTCGGCCTCCGGTAACCAGCGGTTCATGGGAGAACGATGTTGAGCAAGGTCAGAATCAGTGCACTCAGGAAGGATTTATGTCCGATCCGAACGACTGCAGAAAATTCTACAGATGCGTCAAAGACGGCAACGGCAAATTCATTAAGTACGAATTCTCGTGCGGAGTTGAAACTGTTTGGGATCCAGAAATTCCAGGGTGCAATCATCCTTGGGCGGTAACACGCGAAGATTGTAGGCAAGGTTCGGGGACTGGTGCCGATAATGGTGGACAATGGAACGGAGATAACGGTGGACAATGGGATGGAGATACGGGAGATAATGGAGGACAATGGAATGGTGATACCGGAGATAATGACGGACAATGGAACGGTGATACAGGCAGTCCCGGACAGCCCGGAGACCCTAATGGTCAATCGGGACAACCGGGTCAACCTGGTGATCCTACTGGACAGCCTGGTTCTCCTGGATCTCAAGGTACCCCTGGCACACCTGGAACTCCTGGAACCACTGGCACTTCTGGAACACCTGGCACGCCTGACGCTCCTATCCCTCCTCCCGGATCGCCTGGTACTCCTGGCACTGCTGGAACACCTGGAACTGCTGGCTATCCTGGACCAGGGGAACCTGGTATTCCTGGCATTCCGGGCCCTCCTGGAACCCCTGGTATACCTGGAACATCTGCCCATCCTGGCACTGCTGGGACCCCTGGTACTCCTGGTACACCGGGTACTCCTGGTACACCTGGCACTCCTGGTTTGCCTAATGTTGCAGGAATCTCTGGAATACAAGGAATACCTGGTATTAATGGCATTAATGGTATTCCTGGAGTCCCTGCTCCTGTTGGTAATCCTGGAAACCCTGGTACTCCTGGCACTCCGGGCCTTCCTGGGACCCCTGGTACACCTGGATCACCTGCCCATCCTGGCAGTCCTGGGACCCCTGGTACTCCCGGTACACCGGGTACTCCTGGTGCCCCTGGCACTCCTGGTTTGCCTAATTACGTTCCAGGAACCCCTGGTAGACCAGGAATAATTGGTACTCCCGGTACACCGGGAACTCCTGGTATCCCTAGCAATTCTGGTTTGCCTAATAATATTCCAGGAACCCCTGGTAGACCAGGAGTAATTGGTACTGCAGGCCCTCCAGGTACTCCCGGAACTCCTGGAACTCCAGAATCTCCTGGCACGCCCGAAACTCCTATTCCTCCTCCCGGATCGCCTGGCACTGCTGGAACACAAGGAACTTCTAGTACTCTTGGAGGGCCTGGCACACCAGGAAAACCTGGTATTCCTGGCACTCCGGGCGCTCCTGGAACTCCCGGTACACCTGGAACACCTGCCCATCCTGGCACTCATGGATCGCCTGGTACTCCCGGTACACTGGGTACTCCTGGTACCCCTGGCACTGCTGGTATGCCTAATATTCCAGGAATCCCTGGCCTACCAGGAGAACCTGGTACTCCTGGCGTCCCTGGTACTCCTGGAACCCCTAGTACTTCTGATACTACTGGAACTGCTGACACTCCTGAGGCTCCTGGAGCCCCTGGTGTTCCTGGCACTCCGGGCGCTCCTGGAACCCCTGGTACACCTGGAACACCTGCCCATCCTGGCAGTCCTGGGACCCTTGGTACTCCCGGTACACCGGGTACTCCTGGTACCGCTGGCACTCCTGGTTCGCCTGGTAAACCAGGAACACCTGGCATACCAGGAGACATTGGCACTCCTGGAATTCCTGGTACTCCTGGAACCCCTGGTACTCTTGACACTTCTGGAACACCTGGCACTCCAGAATCTCCTGGCACACCCGAAGCTCCTATCCCTCCTCCCGGATCGCCTGGTACTCCAGGGACTGCTGGCACTGCTGGAACACCTGGAACTGTAGTACTTGGAAATCCTGGCACACCAGGAAAACCTGGTACTCCTGGAGTTCCAGGCCGTCCTGGAACTCCTGGTAGACCTGGAGTACCTGCCCATCCTGGCACTCCTGGGACTCCCGGTACTCCCGGTACACCGGGCACTCCCGGTACTCCCGGTACACCGGGTACTCCTGGTACCCCTGGCACTCCTGGTTCGCATGGTGTTCCTGGAACCCCTGGCATACCAGGACAAATTGGTACTCCTGGCACTGATGGTACTCCCGGTACTCCTGGAACCCATGGTACGCCCGAAACTCCTAGCACTCCTCACACACCCGGAACTCCTAGCACACCTGATACACCAGGTACGCCTGGCACTCCTGGCACACCTGGCACGCCTGGTACACCTAGCACACCTGATACACCAGGTACGCCTGGCACTCCTGGCACACCTGGCACGCCTGGTACACCTTCAG AAACTCCAGGTACAACAAGACCGCCAGGAACTTGTACACAAGAAGGATTCTTCCCCGATCCTAAGGACTGCCGGAGATTTTATCGCTGCGTTGGAAGTGGTTCAAAGTTTACGAAGTACGAATTCCATTGTGGTACTGGTACTGCATGGGATTCGGCACTTCAGAGCTGTAATCACGAGCATCTTGTTCCTAATTGTCAAGGTGGAACCAGTCCCCCTGATTCTTCAGAGAACAAAGTTCCAGACGAATCAAACAATGAAATCGGTGGAGTCACTGATAAGCCAG ATGTTACAGAATCTGTCCCAGAAGGCAGTACCGCATCCGACATACAAACACCTACTGGACCCAGTGCATCTCCAGGAACATCAGGATGCACGCAAGAAGGTTTCTTCCCAAATCCAGCCGACTGTAGAAAATTCTACCGTTGCGTGAGTTCTGGAAAGCAGTTCCACAGATACGACTTCAACTGTCCATCGGGTACAGCTTGGGATTCGTCTATCGTCACTTGCAACCACATCAGTAAAGTAGCTTCCTGTTCGACTGAAAGTAACAAGATCGACCATGGTGATCAAGGATCCACGGATAGTACTTCAATAACTGGTTCAACGACAACTGTTAGTTCTACTTCGGGAGCTGGTACTACATCTGGATCTGATACTGATCAAACTGACTCAACAACTTCGTCGTCAACGGATGAAACTGCAAGCAGTTCATCGAGACCCTCTGAAATTCAGGAACCTTTAACCACCGAAAGTTCGTCTACTTCGTCAACCTCAGAGTCGTCTTCCACTTCCTCAACTTCACAGTCATCTTCCAGTGAATCCGGCGTTCCAGACTGCACCACGAAGAAGCCTAATAATACTATAGTCTGCAACAGCGAAGGCTTCTATCCACATCCAACACAGTGCGATAAATTTTATCGTTGCGTTGACAATGGAAAAGGATTCAACGTATACCATTTCGACTGTGCACCTGGAACCATATTCGACCCCAGCATTGATGTATGCAATTATCCTGAGTCGGTCTATCCTGCAAGAGATTGCATGACGCCCACGTCCGGTACGTCAGAAGATTCTACCACGGAAGAAATATCGTCCACTACTGAAAGCAGTGCAGAATCCACGACAGAGTCTAGGGGAACCGAAGGTACTACTGAATCTACATCAACGTCATCCTCGATGGAAACGACAACTTCTACGGAACCTGTATCAGAAACGACCGAGTCTACTCAGACTACTGCCTTGACTACTGAAGCAGCTACTACAGAATCTACGTCTGAAGCGACTACAGAATCCACTTCTGAACCCACGTCTGAAGCAACTACAGAATCTACGTCTGAAGCAACTACAGAATCCACTTCTGAACCTACTTCTGAAGCAACTACAGAATCCACTTCTGAACCTACTTCTGAAGCAACTACAGAGTCCACTTCTGAATCAACTTCAGAGCCTACATCTGAATCAAGTACAGAATCTACATCAGAACCAAGTACAGATTCTACAACTGAATTTACATCCGCGGCAACAACAGAGTCCACTTCTGAAGCGACTACAGAATCTACATCCACAGTGACAACAGAATCTACTTCCGAAGGAACCAGTGAAAGTAGTACAATCCCAAGCTCGGAACAGACTACGGAAATAACAACTTCGACAACCGATTCTTCCGTTTCGACGCCTTGCCCAATTGGAAACTTGACCGACGAACAAATCGTGTTGGCTTGTCCAACTGGTTTCCGAAGACATccaaaatattgtaatttgttCTATCAATGCACCAGTGAAGGTAACATGGAGATCAAAGTACTCGTGTTGAGCTGTCCGGAGAATACCGTCTTCGATGAACAAAAGATACAATGTTTGCCTGAAGAGAAGAGTAGCCAGGCTTGTACGACTCCCAAAGCTAGTGGAAGATTTTATAGAGGATTAGAGGACAGTCCTGTATCTCCT GTGAAAGTATCAACTGATCAACTCTGCCCAGGAGAAGGACACTTTCCTTATAGACAAGGTTGCAGCTCGGCGTTCTATAAATGCAGACGGGACTCTAGAAATAATATTCAAGGATATCTGTACAAGTGTCCGCAAGAATTTATATACTGGTCGGTATCGAGAAGGTGCGAGCGTGCAACACGATTACCCATGTGCGCGCATTTAGCATACAGAACGAAGAGCGAATATTGGGACAATAGATGGCAGATACCAGTAGAAGACTATAATCTGTCTGCTAGAAATCTGCGTTTCCTTTAA